The sequence tgtaaggataaaaattattgttatcatagttttaaaacttgactatAAGTCGACCTAGAATAAGACTTGGGTCACAGGCTGGGTTGACCATCGACCTAGaataatataaggataaaaaaagttattatcataattttaaaacatgatttgagGTTTGAACGAGGCCAAACCTAGGCTAGTCAGGTTGACCATTAACTCAGGtcaatgtaaagataaaaattattatttttgtagttttaaaacttaactCGAGGCCAAGGTGGGGTTGTGGGCAGGATCATTGACTCAAGTTAAAGTAAGGATAAAAGtcattattatcatagttttaaaacccgacttGGAGGTTAATTCGAGACCCTTATGAGTTAGGTTGACCATTAACCTAGGTCAATGTAAAGATAAAagtggttattatcatagttttaaaactcaacttagAGGTTAATCTAGGGCTAGGCTCGGGTTACGGGTCAATTTGACCATTGACCTAAGTCAacataaggataaaaatgattattatcatagttttaaaacttgactcgAGGGTTGATCAGGGGTTAGGCCCATGTCATAGGTCGAGTTGACCATTGATTCGGGTCCACGtgaagataaaaatgatgatgattattattattattattattattttaaaactcaactcaatAGGCCGACTTGGGGTTAGGTCCAGGTCATAAATCGAGTTGACCATTAACTCAAGTTAAcgtaaggataaaaaaagattaatagttttaaaatccaacttATGAGTCAACCCGGAGCCAGACTCAAGTCACGAGCTAGGTTGACCATAACCTGGTCaacataaggataaaaatagttattattataattttaagaatCTACTCGAGGCCAGACTCAAGTCATGAACCAAGTTGACTATTGACTCAAATtaatacaagaataaaaataattattatcatagttttaaaatccaactaAAATGTCTACCTGGGGAAAGACTCAAGCTATGAGTTGGGATGGTCAATCCAACCCGAagcaaagaagaaataaaaatagttattatcataattttaaaacctgacttAGAAATCGACTTGTGATAAAACTCGAGTCATGACTTGAAAGGATCAACTGGAGTTAACCACAAGAATAATTAAAAGCAACCTCTTTTTggccaaaaaattataaaaaaaatcaaaacaacctcattttgacaaaaatatatatatatatatatataaaatcaatgaaattttaCTCATGTTTTATCTTGAATTGACCGGGTTAGAAGTTGATTGGAGTTTTTGACCAAGTCAAGTTAGATCAATTatccctctattttttttaaactcggaACAACCTAAACATGAGGTTAGCTAAGTctattaaaagcaaaataaaacaaattgataaatacaattttttaaacattttacgaaataattatttgtataatccagcataaaaaaacaccaaaaaaaaatgccatTTTGAAGtttcaataacaataattacTATTTTAGTTTGTACTCTAAATTCACATAGTATTATAACGTAATTATTATTAGTTGCAGTATCAATGAAATTACATTTTCCTCTCTCTATATAAAGAATACCATTTTAACGCTACCAGATTCACAATAACAGATGCGTGAGGACTCATTAGCTTCATATGATCCTGTTGAATGAATTCTAGCTGTGAGCACAAAATCAATTTCGAATCAACTCATTCAGATATAAAATCAGTATCAGATAGTGCAGACAAAAATGCGTGCCTCTAAAAGATGAAAACGGATGTTTCAAGAAGAGTTGGTTTAGTTCATATTCTAAGCAGTTCCTGCTGGCTCAAGTTTTCTGGTATCCATACCGTAAAACCAAAAGACCAGTTCACTATAATAAACGAAGGATGTGCACGCCCTTGCTGTGTAACTGCAGTAATTCCTTTACAAGTCCATTTTTGCTCAGAGTTCTCTCACTGCATTGTAAAAGCCATTTAGTGGTCCTAAAGCTCTGATTTGCCAGTCTTTGAATTCTTCTTTGCAGGCGCTGCACGTATTCCTTTCCACCATTTCTGTATCCGCTTGGAGACTATATTTGTATGCCTCTTCATTGCCTCAACTGTGCTTTTTATCCCTTCGAAGATCTTCTGTTTCCAGTCACCCTTCATGTCCTGCTTCTCTCTTAAAACTTTTCCCTGCAAAGGATTAGTTGCAACAGTTGAAGTAAAACAATGAAGTATTGAAGAAAAGTATTAATGAGCTCTGAAATTTGTCAATTACCATATTTGAGGGGAACtgttcatcttcatcatcttcatcctcaGCATCTTCATTACCAAAATTGTTCATTCCCATTAAATCTTCCCTTGAATACATTTTCATGCCAGGAGCTCCAGGCATACCCTAAAGCAAAGGGGAATAAATTATAGACTCAaatcaacatataaaaacatacatgcagAAATTTTAAGCAAATTACCTCCATAGATCTCATAATCTTTTCCATTTCAACCTCTTTAGATGGTTTAGGCACAAAAGGTTCCCCAGGCATCCTGttctgaaaaacatgaaaaaacaaggATTAAACTTGAGTTGTTTGTTCTGAAATGAAATGTGCAAGACAAAGTAAGAGGTGTGAAGTCATGAGTTGTTCTGCTCTCTGGAAAGATAGGCATGGATTTTACAATATTATAGAACTCGAGTGAAATAATATTGGTCAACATGAGATGCAAGTGCATGATATTAGGAGCTGAACATTTGAAGGTatagggaaagaaaaggaacagtgcttaaaaaagtaaatcagtcattatgtttttctaattaGAGAAAAATTGCCATGACTCGTGTTTCTCACTGAATTTaatggaaaacaaacacaacaggATAACCTAAAACAAAAATGACTTGAGAATGAGTATATTGTTCCCACTTCATAGAACTAATATATTCTGCATAGTTATTGGCTAAAGCCTTGGACACAAGTATGATGGaatagggggggggggggggaaagcAGCTAATTCAGAGACAAAATTCTAGCCAGAAGAAGTGCTTTGATGAGAAGCATGGTTAGGATAGGGAGATTGATGCAAGAGCTAGAACCGCAAGAGCTTTCATATGATtaggatttttcttttaataatttatggTAGTAGTTTGGATGACTaagatttagttaattttaaggggacatttatttttttacttgaggtTTACTAGAAATCAAAGGGCCTGCTACTAGAGTAtagttaaaaacaaatttgatattttgataattttataaatagtttGTTCTCTTTTTCTTGCTGTTCAATCCAGACAATCAGACTTTGGCTAAATTAGCTATCTTTTGCCTTTTTCTTCCTACATCAGAGATTCTCTTTATTACTCCTTTTCTTCCCAAGAACTCTATTAActagagaaaaattaaaagttctggaacttttgaatttcaaatcCATTTATGCTTCACTGATTTTCAGATCTAAATtggtttttgagttttgataacACAAGAAAAACTAGTGGCAGTAAAGCATTTTCCTCTTATGTGCCTTCATGTTATTGAAATTCATAGATGTAGAGAATTGTTaaaatcaatttctaaaattcagAGGATGAGTGTCACTCCGGAAAGCCAATATACAGCAGAAACTGTTCTCAATATAatgagaaaaggagagagaggctTCATTCACATAAAGTTGAACATGCAACAAGCAGAGAATTATTGCTGTCAGATTCAGATTATTAGCAAAAGCATGTCATTTCCAATCGATGTGGAACAATTACCATAGAGCAGTACAAAACTATGTCAAAGCTTCCAAGCCTTTTCAAATTCCTTCTAAGAATCAGTGAAGGCAGCATGAAAATTTCATATCTGATAAGTTTTCTATCATCATATATCAAGGACATgcaaaataatgaatttgaagaTCACAAAATGAAAGCACTGAGATTGACAAGTCAAAATGGTCCCTAAGAAAAGCTATATCAACCACCTATGACAGTCGAAAAAAGAGTGCAGCTACCTTGGGGACTGGAGGTGGTTTCTTAGTACAAGAATTAGTCAGATCTTTGCAGAGATGTTTCACCAATAAATCAATTTGAGGCTTggtagtatatatatattcagcaACATCAGTGTCGACGTAGTCCATGACCTGGAAAGCCCTCAAACAAATAAGCAATTATTTGACATTTAGCAATTGAGGATGGTCCAAACATATAACCAGTAGTAATTTAAGGAAAACCACCAGCAGACAAATTTCTAAACTTCCACAATCCAGAGAACAGACAAAGTCACAAACTAAACTGATttccataaaaattatcaatataatatCAGTTCCAAACTCACCTGTTGGCAAGTTTGCTCGATTGtcttgcattttgaattgcattgACCTTCAGTATCTTGTTCTATCAGCTacagatttaagaaaaaaaaaattcttaggacTTAGCATGCCAATTTCGACCAATTGTCCGTACTTGTAGTACTCACAAGTCCTGCtccattgattaattatatcACTATGGTTCTAGTTATGACCTGTGaagccacacacacacactcacacatCCGATTGAGAGCATAAGAAGATGAAAATAgggaatataatatatatatatatatatatatatattcataccTCTAGCTTATCACCTTGCTCCATTATATCCAATTTCATTATCCAATCAGCTTCTTCCTTCTTCAAATTGCATACGTTCTCCGCAATCTCAATCACTTGATACTCGCTGATCTATCATGGTAcccaaaagaaatatgaaagaaaaaaagcaagaaagttATTTTACAATCAAATCCaacaaaacccataaaaaaaaaaaatcaaagcaaaccTAGATTGCAGAATTAGTTAGACTTAGCACCTTCTGGGGAGAGATCTGATCCTGCTTCTTTTGAGCTTGCCGGTACAACTGTGAGGCAACCTTTTCACAAACTTGGCATTTGATGTACGGTATATCATCTTTTCTCGCAACAATAAGAGGTTTGTCTGTTTTAGCACTCTCTGAGACTGGTATCCATGTTGATACCACCGACAGCGTCACCAAGACAACCACTGTCTGCTTGATCAATGCCATAAcgcccctctctctctctatctctaaattGAAATAACAAGAAGGTTGTTATATCAGTGGGAGAACCTCTCCTCAAAAGCAGATTTTCTACTGATCTGCGTGTGGAATCTTAACTTAAATGTTTGGAATCATGCGTGGGTGGGGGTTTCCATGAACCTCTATGGAAGTTTCGAGAGTTTTTCGTTTAatgttttgtatttaaaatatattaaaataatatttttttatatttctaatattagtgtattaaaagaattaaaaatactaaaaatatttatttaaattatttttaaataaattcaagagttttaaaaaatatgatccaGCCATactcttttttaataaatatagatgTGTTTTCAAATTTCTAACGGGCAAACATTGATAATAATAGCATAATTGTATTGACAACCATAtcccatattttattttattttaatttcaactttttaatttcattttcaaagaaaattagtCATTAGCTGAATTTATATTACAATTTTGACtaagttttcaatttattcttataaatttaattgccttttaaatttagaatagatttgttgaataattttatggtagtaattaataacattttattaGTTACTTCActttacttattttaaaaaatatataaatatgagaGAGAAAACATAGGTGCAGATATGCTAATTACTTTAATGGATCCTGCATttgattttctatatatatatatatatatatatatatatatatatatataaacaaatgagTTAGTGGAGT is a genomic window of Populus alba chromosome 18, ASM523922v2, whole genome shotgun sequence containing:
- the LOC118054151 gene encoding uncharacterized protein translates to MALIKQTVVVLVTLSVVSTWIPVSESAKTDKPLIVARKDDIPYIKCQVCEKVASQLYRQAQKKQDQISPQKISEYQVIEIAENVCNLKKEEADWIMKLDIMEQGDKLELIEQDTEGQCNSKCKTIEQTCQQVMDYVDTDVAEYIYTTKPQIDLLVKHLCKDLTNSCTKKPPPVPKNRMPGEPFVPKPSKEVEMEKIMRSMEGMPGAPGMKMYSREDLMGMNNFGNEDAEDEDDEDEQFPSNMGKVLREKQDMKGDWKQKIFEGIKSTVEAMKRHTNIVSKRIQKWWKGIRAAPAKKNSKTGKSEL